A genome region from Kaistia algarum includes the following:
- a CDS encoding HAD-IIB family hydrolase, producing the protein MQPIASLPGSVCRNLIGVLTDIDDTITSDGHLPAASYAMLERLRESGLLVIPITGRPAGWCDMIARFWPVDGVVGENGAFSFRYDHAARRMIRQFVATEAERKASRVKLAALAERILADVPGSAVASDQLYREADLAIDFCEDVPPLPPKDIDRILELFDEAGAVAKASSIHVNGWFGNWDKLSMTRRFLAEAFGIDVDQARDRFIFCGDSPNDVPMFGFFPSSCGVANIMDFADSLAAKPAYVTTGRGGQGFVEIASQILAARQDAPVASGIGKGAR; encoded by the coding sequence ATGCAACCCATTGCGTCCCTGCCCGGCTCCGTATGTCGCAACCTGATCGGCGTCCTGACCGATATTGACGACACGATCACCTCGGACGGGCACCTGCCGGCTGCCTCCTACGCCATGCTGGAGCGGCTGCGGGAGTCCGGGCTGCTGGTCATTCCGATCACCGGCCGGCCCGCCGGCTGGTGCGACATGATTGCCCGCTTCTGGCCCGTCGATGGGGTCGTCGGCGAGAATGGCGCCTTCTCATTCCGCTACGATCACGCGGCCCGGCGGATGATCCGCCAGTTCGTCGCCACGGAAGCCGAACGAAAGGCCAGTCGCGTGAAGCTCGCCGCCCTCGCCGAGCGGATCCTGGCGGACGTACCGGGATCTGCGGTCGCCTCGGATCAGCTCTACCGCGAAGCCGATCTTGCCATCGATTTCTGCGAGGACGTGCCGCCGCTACCGCCGAAGGACATCGACCGCATCCTGGAACTCTTCGACGAAGCTGGCGCGGTGGCCAAGGCGTCGTCCATCCATGTGAATGGCTGGTTCGGCAATTGGGACAAGCTGTCGATGACGCGGCGCTTTCTTGCCGAGGCCTTCGGCATCGACGTCGACCAGGCGCGCGACCGCTTCATCTTCTGCGGCGACAGCCCGAACGACGTTCCGATGTTCGGCTTCTTTCCCTCGTCCTGCGGCGTCGCCAACATCATGGATTTCGCCGACAGCCTCGCGGCGAAGCCCGCCTATGTGACGACGGGGCGCGGCGGACAGGGCTTCGTTGAAATCGCCAGCCAGATTCTGGCGGCAAGACAGGATGCACCCGTCGCATCCGGTATCGGAAAGGGAGCGCGCTGA
- a CDS encoding carbohydrate ABC transporter permease, whose product MAASDSPANASPLTIGLIGPVGTWIGRILLILALAIWVGPLYWLVNTALKVKVQIQSAAPVWFPDPITLENIEWVLDNLDQGAFFRSLRVVSISVGIAMFFGPLMAYALSRFKTRWNGQLENWIISTRMTPPAAMIMPYYFLALHTGLMNNELGLIIVYVAINLPLAVWIMLAFLRSMPDDAEEAALIDGCGVWQAFFLIVLPTLKQSIISGGLLVLILAWNEFFIAFVLMSSNITFPVQVGSFLAVGLNPEYGHMAAAGLLLSLPPILIAVLFRKSLLTGVHAFSGGK is encoded by the coding sequence ATGGCCGCCTCGGACAGCCCCGCCAACGCTTCGCCGCTCACCATCGGCCTGATCGGACCTGTCGGCACCTGGATCGGCCGCATCCTGCTCATCCTCGCCCTCGCCATCTGGGTCGGCCCGCTCTATTGGCTCGTCAACACGGCCCTCAAGGTCAAGGTCCAGATCCAGAGCGCCGCGCCGGTATGGTTCCCCGATCCGATCACGCTCGAAAACATCGAGTGGGTCCTCGACAATCTGGATCAGGGCGCTTTCTTCCGCAGCCTTCGCGTGGTCAGCATCTCTGTCGGCATCGCCATGTTCTTCGGGCCGCTGATGGCCTACGCGCTGTCGCGCTTCAAGACGCGGTGGAACGGCCAGCTCGAGAACTGGATCATCTCGACACGCATGACGCCGCCGGCGGCGATGATCATGCCCTATTATTTCCTCGCCCTGCATACCGGGCTCATGAACAACGAGCTCGGGCTGATCATCGTTTATGTGGCGATCAATCTCCCGCTCGCCGTCTGGATCATGCTCGCCTTCCTGCGATCGATGCCGGACGACGCGGAGGAAGCGGCGCTCATCGATGGCTGCGGCGTCTGGCAGGCCTTCTTCCTGATCGTGCTGCCGACGCTCAAGCAATCGATCATCTCGGGCGGGTTGCTGGTCCTCATCCTCGCCTGGAACGAGTTCTTCATCGCCTTCGTCCTGATGTCGTCCAACATCACCTTCCCGGTTCAGGTGGGCAGCTTCCTCGCCGTCGGCCTCAATCCGGAATATGGGCATATGGCCGCAGCCGGCCTCCTTCTGTCGCTGCCGCCCATCCTCATTGCCGTCCTGTTCAGAAAGTCGTTGCTGACGGGCGTCCATGCCTTCTCGGGAGGCAAGTGA
- a CDS encoding glycerol-3-phosphate dehydrogenase → MAEIVILGAGVMGSAMTLPAANHGASVTLVGTHLDTEIIRSVAGNGWHPRLGITLPEAVKARDWTDLGDALAKTPDLIILGVSSAGVGWAIDRLVATLSGPTPILMITKGLATDGTTIEVLPAQVQRELHRRSGFAVPVMAVGGPCIAGELAAQRDTSVIVTGEDLSEVGRALGLLRSPYYHASVTDDIIGVEVCAAFKNFYAISVGSVGGRLERDGKAPNAALMHNLSASTFTQALKEMRELVVALGGDPATVGGLAGAGDLYVTCQAGRNGRMGRLLGLGLPYSQAKSDHMPMDTVEGANLALELGPTIERMMADGRLDAEAMPLTRAIIAAICRDEPLLLEFSRFH, encoded by the coding sequence ATGGCTGAGATCGTCATCCTGGGTGCCGGCGTCATGGGAAGCGCCATGACGCTGCCGGCGGCCAACCATGGCGCGAGCGTAACGCTGGTCGGCACGCATCTCGATACGGAGATCATCCGCTCGGTCGCCGGCAATGGCTGGCATCCCCGCCTCGGGATCACGCTGCCGGAGGCCGTGAAAGCTCGTGACTGGACAGATCTGGGGGATGCCCTCGCCAAGACGCCGGACCTCATCATCCTCGGCGTGTCCTCGGCCGGCGTCGGCTGGGCGATCGACCGACTGGTCGCCACCCTCTCTGGACCGACGCCGATCCTGATGATCACGAAAGGACTGGCGACGGACGGCACCACTATCGAAGTGCTGCCCGCGCAGGTTCAACGCGAGCTCCATCGGCGCAGCGGCTTTGCCGTTCCGGTCATGGCCGTGGGCGGCCCTTGCATCGCTGGGGAATTGGCGGCGCAGCGGGATACATCGGTGATCGTCACCGGCGAGGATCTATCCGAAGTTGGCCGCGCTCTCGGCCTGCTGCGCTCGCCCTACTACCATGCAAGCGTTACCGACGATATCATCGGCGTCGAGGTCTGCGCCGCTTTCAAGAACTTCTATGCGATTTCCGTCGGTTCGGTCGGCGGACGGCTGGAGCGCGACGGCAAGGCGCCGAACGCCGCTCTGATGCACAACCTCTCCGCCTCCACCTTCACCCAGGCGCTGAAGGAGATGCGCGAACTCGTCGTCGCGCTCGGCGGGGACCCCGCAACCGTCGGCGGCCTTGCCGGCGCCGGCGATCTCTATGTGACCTGCCAGGCCGGACGCAATGGCAGGATGGGGCGGCTGCTCGGATTGGGCCTGCCCTATTCTCAGGCCAAATCCGACCACATGCCGATGGATACCGTCGAAGGCGCCAATCTCGCGCTGGAGCTCGGGCCGACGATCGAGCGGATGATGGCCGACGGCCGGCTCGACGCCGAGGCCATGCCGCTGACGCGGGCTATCATCGCGGCCATCTGCCGGGACGAGCCTCTTCTATTGGAGTTCTCGCGGTTTCACTGA
- a CDS encoding ABC transporter substrate-binding protein — protein MNRITTTALALAVTGLSGVAVAAEYEKAVVDSVATYAAPGAFDGVTINVACRSLPAMDFIASHKEIFEKATGATIKFTNYPENDLRSKIVADASNKVGGFQVYCLDNNYIPLFASNKWVAQIDSAIKPEYKLDDVFDSLKTSYSWQGGLFGLPIYSEVTLLYYRKDLLDAAGLTPPKTLDELETAAAKLTQPPQTFGIALRGLRGEGMNAYTWTEWMRSYGANFLDANMHPVFNSPEAIEGTEHYSNLINKYGSPGNGTWGWDKVSSAFAAGRVAMIVESSAFYPVFNDPKQSSVVGKVGYAVVPAGPKGAFPANYSIGLAIPATVDPASKTFAAATAFLQWATSQEMEFARTDKDIGNEDRKSVNQSDLLKSKIDAGYIQAVQEGQAITKTHYRPMIPQWREMGDIIGAEIEASFTGGKSAKEALDAAAEQVTARFKSQGVLDTPRAYPEIFPDK, from the coding sequence ATGAATAGAATTACTACCACCGCGTTGGCGCTGGCCGTGACCGGCTTGTCCGGAGTGGCAGTCGCCGCCGAATACGAGAAGGCGGTCGTCGACTCGGTCGCAACCTACGCCGCCCCCGGCGCATTTGACGGCGTGACGATCAATGTCGCCTGCCGCAGCCTGCCCGCGATGGACTTCATCGCCAGCCACAAGGAAATCTTCGAGAAGGCGACCGGCGCGACGATCAAGTTCACCAACTATCCGGAGAACGATCTTCGCAGCAAGATCGTCGCCGATGCCTCGAACAAGGTCGGCGGCTTCCAGGTTTACTGCCTGGACAACAACTATATTCCGCTGTTCGCCTCCAACAAATGGGTCGCCCAGATCGATTCCGCCATCAAGCCGGAATACAAGTTGGATGACGTCTTCGACAGCCTGAAGACGTCCTATTCCTGGCAGGGCGGACTGTTTGGCCTGCCGATCTATTCGGAGGTTACGCTTCTCTATTACCGCAAGGATCTGCTCGACGCTGCCGGCCTGACGCCGCCCAAGACGCTCGACGAGCTCGAAACGGCCGCCGCCAAGCTCACCCAGCCGCCGCAGACCTTCGGCATTGCGCTGCGCGGACTGCGCGGCGAGGGCATGAATGCCTACACCTGGACCGAATGGATGCGTTCCTACGGCGCCAATTTCCTGGATGCCAACATGCATCCGGTGTTCAACTCGCCGGAGGCCATCGAGGGCACCGAGCACTACTCGAACCTGATCAACAAGTATGGTTCGCCGGGTAACGGCACCTGGGGCTGGGACAAGGTGTCTTCGGCGTTCGCGGCTGGCCGCGTCGCCATGATCGTCGAGTCGAGCGCCTTCTATCCGGTCTTCAACGATCCCAAGCAGTCGAGCGTCGTCGGCAAGGTCGGCTATGCAGTCGTTCCGGCCGGCCCGAAGGGCGCCTTCCCGGCCAACTACTCGATCGGTCTCGCCATTCCCGCGACCGTCGATCCGGCGAGCAAGACCTTCGCCGCCGCCACTGCCTTCCTGCAGTGGGCGACATCGCAGGAGATGGAGTTCGCGCGTACCGACAAGGATATCGGCAACGAAGACCGCAAGTCGGTCAACCAGTCCGACCTGCTGAAGAGCAAGATCGACGCTGGCTACATCCAGGCGGTGCAGGAAGGCCAGGCGATCACCAAGACTCACTATCGCCCCATGATCCCGCAGTGGCGTGAGATGGGCGACATCATCGGCGCCGAAATCGAGGCGAGCTTCACGGGCGGCAAGTCCGCGAAGGAAGCGCTCGACGCTGCCGCAGAGCAGGTCACGGCCCGCTTCAAGAGCCAGGGCGTGCTTGATACGCCGCGCGCCTATCCGGAAATCTTCCCGGACAAGTAA
- a CDS encoding carbohydrate ABC transporter permease, with product MLANANLESGSSASPPARTRFRPSRWLVPLPGYLLLAILTLPPFVYGVYLSLVDIDIAIPNRPVSFVGLANYYEILFSAAGQNAIFNTLLLSFSSTIAAVVFGMVVAYLIAFFAGRFSGFVVVFVLIPLSVSPVAVALVFSLMLDPLYGPIPQVIYSLTGSLIAPTSNVFGARLVIILLQAWQWSPIAVILLLGGIQSLPREPVEAALIDGASLWQIIRKVHMPLLRPLIAVTAIFEFILCSQVFAATQLLTNGGPGTATVDLSLFIYKVGIAESGQVSLAAAGGIVALIMGLLSAALWLRVTKWEKEIY from the coding sequence ATGCTCGCCAATGCGAACCTCGAGAGCGGTAGTTCGGCGTCGCCGCCGGCACGGACCCGTTTCCGGCCGTCCCGCTGGCTGGTGCCGCTTCCGGGTTATCTGCTGCTCGCGATCCTCACGCTCCCGCCCTTCGTCTATGGCGTCTATCTCTCGCTGGTCGATATCGACATCGCCATTCCCAACCGTCCGGTCAGCTTCGTGGGCCTGGCCAATTACTACGAGATCCTGTTCAGCGCGGCGGGCCAGAACGCGATCTTCAACACGCTGCTCCTGTCCTTCTCCTCGACCATCGCCGCAGTGGTATTCGGCATGGTGGTCGCCTATCTGATCGCCTTCTTCGCCGGCCGTTTTTCGGGCTTCGTCGTCGTCTTCGTGCTGATACCGCTGTCGGTTTCGCCGGTCGCCGTGGCGCTCGTGTTCAGCCTGATGCTCGACCCGCTCTATGGGCCAATCCCGCAGGTGATCTATTCGCTGACGGGCTCTCTGATCGCGCCGACCTCCAACGTCTTCGGGGCGAGGCTCGTCATCATCCTGCTCCAAGCCTGGCAGTGGTCCCCGATCGCGGTGATCCTGCTGCTCGGCGGCATCCAGAGCCTGCCGCGCGAGCCCGTGGAGGCCGCGCTGATCGATGGCGCCTCGCTCTGGCAGATCATCCGCAAGGTGCATATGCCGCTGCTCCGGCCGCTGATCGCCGTCACCGCGATCTTCGAATTCATCCTGTGCAGCCAGGTCTTCGCCGCCACCCAGCTTCTGACCAATGGCGGCCCAGGCACGGCCACGGTCGACCTGTCGCTGTTCATCTACAAGGTCGGTATCGCCGAATCCGGTCAGGTCTCGCTGGCGGCCGCCGGCGGCATCGTCGCCCTCATCATGGGGCTCCTCAGCGCCGCGCTGTGGCTGCGTGTCACCAAGTGGGAAAAGGAGATCTACTGA
- a CDS encoding bifunctional aldolase/short-chain dehydrogenase, producing MKSSWSDAEFEVVVSGYERAEINRDVAIRTYTTRLLGAQSSLVLHGGGNTSVKTVLQDHDGTPVEVLCVKGSGWDMGQIEPPGLPALRLEPLRAMVNYEHLSDDDMVMLQRRLLLDPSSPNPSVEAVLHAILPFKHVDHTHANAIVALTNQPNGEAIIRALFPEMIVVPYVMPGFDLSKACLKAYSERPDAPGMILLKHGIFTWSDDPRIAYEAMIEAIDRAERRIAEGNPSPFGRAAAPSLPLAKAADIAPILRGAIALPGKQEGRPRRFILEHRSNPDILDFCGAPNVGDLVRRGNATPEHVIHIKRFGVALPAPVAGDLGSWAELVRARITEYVADYQAYFDRNNARVGGGKTMLDPMPRVFYVEGLGIFAAGPTRKAARIGADVAEATITVIRGAEGIDRFEALSEEDLFDIEYWSLEQAKLAKQAEKLLTRQVAVITGGAGGLGLAMAELLHSEGAEIALIDIDAARVAAEAKRLGGLGLACDLTDAGAVDATIAQVAEAFGGVDILVSNAGAAWQGALLDVSDSDFAAAFDLNFWGHHYIARAVVRVMLKQGTGGAILFNVSKQAVNPGPDFGPYGTSKAALMALMRQYALEHAADGITVNAVNPDRIRTGLMTDAMVAERARARGVTPELYMRGNLLQREVTARDVAEAGLALITSRASTGAVLTVDGGNVAAMMR from the coding sequence ATGAAATCCAGCTGGTCTGACGCCGAATTCGAAGTGGTCGTGTCGGGATATGAAAGGGCGGAGATCAACCGCGACGTGGCGATCCGCACCTACACGACTCGCCTGCTCGGCGCACAGTCTAGTCTGGTGCTGCACGGGGGCGGCAACACATCGGTCAAGACGGTGCTGCAGGATCATGATGGCACGCCGGTCGAAGTCCTCTGCGTCAAGGGCAGCGGCTGGGACATGGGCCAGATCGAGCCGCCGGGACTGCCAGCCCTTCGGCTGGAGCCACTGCGGGCGATGGTGAACTACGAGCACCTCTCCGATGACGACATGGTGATGCTGCAGCGCCGGTTGCTGCTTGATCCCTCGTCCCCGAATCCTTCGGTCGAGGCGGTCCTGCACGCGATCCTGCCCTTCAAGCATGTCGACCATACCCATGCCAACGCCATCGTGGCGCTGACGAACCAGCCGAACGGCGAGGCGATCATCCGGGCGCTCTTTCCCGAAATGATCGTGGTTCCCTATGTGATGCCGGGCTTCGATCTGTCGAAAGCCTGCCTTAAGGCCTATTCGGAGAGGCCCGACGCGCCCGGGATGATCCTGTTGAAGCACGGTATCTTCACCTGGTCCGACGATCCGCGCATCGCTTATGAGGCGATGATCGAGGCGATCGATCGGGCCGAACGACGGATCGCCGAAGGAAATCCCAGCCCGTTCGGACGGGCCGCGGCGCCGTCGCTGCCTCTCGCTAAGGCGGCCGACATTGCCCCGATCCTGCGGGGAGCGATCGCTTTGCCCGGCAAGCAGGAGGGAAGGCCGCGACGCTTCATCCTGGAACACCGAAGCAACCCGGACATCCTCGATTTCTGCGGCGCGCCCAATGTCGGCGATCTCGTCCGGCGCGGCAACGCGACGCCCGAGCATGTCATCCACATCAAGCGTTTCGGCGTCGCCTTGCCCGCGCCCGTGGCAGGCGATCTGGGGTCCTGGGCCGAATTGGTGAGGGCGCGAATTACGGAATATGTCGCCGATTATCAGGCCTATTTCGACCGCAACAATGCGCGCGTGGGGGGCGGCAAGACCATGCTGGACCCGATGCCGAGGGTCTTCTACGTTGAGGGCCTTGGCATTTTCGCCGCCGGGCCGACCCGCAAGGCGGCCCGGATCGGCGCCGATGTGGCCGAGGCCACGATCACGGTGATCCGGGGCGCCGAAGGCATCGACCGCTTCGAAGCCCTGTCCGAGGAAGACTTGTTCGACATCGAATATTGGTCGCTGGAGCAGGCGAAGCTCGCCAAGCAGGCCGAGAAACTGCTGACGCGGCAAGTCGCGGTCATCACGGGCGGGGCAGGTGGTTTGGGTCTCGCCATGGCCGAACTGCTGCACAGCGAGGGCGCGGAGATCGCGCTGATCGACATCGATGCGGCGCGTGTGGCGGCCGAGGCGAAGCGTCTCGGCGGCCTCGGTCTCGCCTGCGATCTGACGGATGCAGGCGCGGTGGACGCGACGATCGCGCAGGTAGCCGAGGCGTTCGGCGGCGTCGACATCCTCGTGTCCAATGCGGGCGCGGCCTGGCAGGGCGCTCTGCTGGACGTTTCCGACAGCGACTTCGCCGCGGCGTTCGATCTGAACTTCTGGGGCCATCACTACATCGCCCGCGCCGTCGTAAGGGTCATGCTGAAGCAGGGGACGGGCGGTGCAATCCTGTTCAACGTCAGCAAGCAGGCGGTCAATCCGGGTCCGGATTTCGGACCCTATGGCACATCGAAGGCGGCGCTGATGGCGCTGATGCGGCAATACGCGCTGGAGCACGCGGCGGACGGCATCACGGTCAATGCGGTCAACCCCGACCGAATTCGTACCGGGTTGATGACCGACGCCATGGTCGCGGAGCGCGCTCGCGCCCGCGGCGTGACGCCCGAACTCTATATGCGAGGCAATTTGCTTCAGCGCGAGGTGACGGCGCGGGACGTGGCCGAGGCCGGACTGGCACTCATCACGTCGCGGGCGTCCACGGGAGCCGTGCTCACCGTCGATGGCGGTAATGTCGCGGCGATGATGCGCTGA
- a CDS encoding sugar-binding transcriptional regulator encodes MHDMVSDAIVPAEFDDVVVWAAWLYYEEQLNQSEIAAQLGVSRATIVNYLQEARERGAVRIMMSAEVMARSTVARALAARFGLVEALVIPRNPADATQRLSALGAAGARQLERMISPGETICVSWGRTVLAVADAIALARPVEGLSVVQVTGSSMGKREFSSELCTAIMARNLGAISVNMHAPAVLSSAELCLALRNEPILKHQFDLIRQARTIVFGVGSLGPESTMRIADVATDAEIDAYAAIGAKAVLICRFLDAEGGQVTRDFDHRMMGIELSELRAIPRRLCVAGGPWKVDALRATLKGGFATHLVTDMETAEALLAS; translated from the coding sequence ATGCACGACATGGTATCGGACGCGATCGTTCCGGCGGAGTTTGACGATGTCGTCGTCTGGGCGGCCTGGCTCTATTATGAAGAGCAGTTGAACCAGAGCGAGATCGCCGCCCAACTCGGCGTTTCGCGTGCAACCATCGTGAACTACCTGCAAGAGGCCCGGGAACGCGGCGCCGTGCGCATCATGATGAGCGCGGAAGTGATGGCGCGCAGCACGGTCGCACGCGCGCTGGCAGCTCGGTTCGGCCTCGTCGAGGCGTTGGTGATACCCCGAAATCCCGCCGACGCGACGCAGCGCCTGTCTGCCCTTGGCGCCGCCGGTGCGCGGCAATTGGAGCGGATGATCTCGCCAGGCGAGACCATCTGCGTCTCCTGGGGGCGGACGGTCCTGGCGGTGGCCGATGCCATCGCCCTGGCGCGACCCGTCGAAGGGTTGAGCGTCGTCCAGGTTACCGGCTCATCCATGGGCAAGCGCGAATTCTCCTCGGAGCTTTGCACGGCGATCATGGCGCGCAATCTCGGGGCCATCAGCGTCAACATGCACGCCCCAGCCGTGCTAAGCAGCGCGGAGCTTTGCCTCGCCCTGCGGAACGAGCCAATCCTGAAACACCAGTTCGACCTGATCCGCCAGGCGCGCACCATCGTCTTCGGCGTCGGCAGTCTGGGGCCGGAAAGCACCATGCGCATCGCCGATGTGGCGACCGACGCGGAAATCGATGCTTACGCGGCCATCGGCGCGAAGGCCGTTCTGATCTGTCGGTTCCTCGATGCCGAGGGCGGGCAGGTCACGCGCGATTTCGACCACCGCATGATGGGAATCGAACTATCCGAGCTGCGCGCCATCCCGCGACGGCTCTGCGTCGCGGGCGGTCCGTGGAAGGTCGATGCACTGCGGGCAACCCTGAAGGGCGGCTTCGCAACGCATCTGGTCACGGATATGGAAACCGCGGAGGCCCTGCTGGCCAGCTAG
- a CDS encoding ABC transporter ATP-binding protein, giving the protein MASVTIDDIRKNYGALEVVHGLDLHIPDGQFVVLLGPSGCGKSTLLRMIAGLESITSGKISIGSQVVNDVHPKDRNIAMVFQNYALYAHMNVFDNMAFSMRLKKTSQAEIKKRVDEAAQILGLEPYLDRLPRQLSGGQRQRVAMGRAIVRDPHVFLFDEPLSNLDAKLRVQMRTEIKELHQRLRTTTVYVTHDQIEAMTMADIVVIMRDGHIEQVGRPLDIYDNPLNLFVAEFIGSPGINLIHGEVSGENGLPVVRTAANVWPLPPKAPVRPGQKIVYGIRPEHLMPLPADQAGALGVPGRISVVEPTGPEIHIYADVEGQEICTVSRDRLGWAPGSDIRLTPLLDRVHLFDRETRSAIHG; this is encoded by the coding sequence ATGGCATCCGTCACCATCGACGACATCCGGAAGAACTACGGGGCGCTCGAAGTCGTGCACGGGCTCGACCTGCACATTCCCGACGGACAGTTCGTCGTGCTGCTTGGGCCGTCGGGCTGCGGAAAATCGACGCTGCTGCGCATGATCGCCGGGCTCGAATCCATCACGTCCGGCAAGATTTCGATAGGGTCGCAGGTCGTCAACGACGTGCATCCCAAGGATCGCAACATCGCGATGGTGTTCCAGAACTATGCGCTCTACGCGCATATGAACGTCTTCGACAACATGGCCTTCTCCATGAGGCTGAAGAAGACGAGCCAGGCCGAGATCAAGAAGCGTGTCGACGAGGCAGCGCAGATCCTCGGTCTGGAGCCCTATCTCGACCGGCTGCCGCGCCAGCTCTCGGGCGGACAGCGCCAGCGCGTCGCGATGGGCCGCGCCATCGTTCGCGATCCGCATGTATTTCTGTTCGACGAGCCGCTCTCCAATCTCGACGCCAAGCTCCGCGTGCAGATGCGTACCGAGATCAAGGAGTTGCACCAGCGCCTCAGAACCACGACGGTCTATGTGACCCATGACCAGATCGAGGCCATGACGATGGCCGACATCGTCGTGATCATGCGCGACGGGCATATCGAGCAGGTCGGACGCCCGCTGGATATCTATGACAATCCGCTGAACCTCTTCGTCGCCGAATTCATCGGCTCACCCGGCATCAACCTCATCCACGGCGAGGTTTCGGGCGAGAATGGGCTGCCGGTGGTTCGAACCGCCGCGAATGTCTGGCCGCTGCCGCCGAAGGCACCGGTCCGACCGGGACAGAAAATCGTCTACGGTATTCGGCCCGAACATCTGATGCCGCTGCCGGCGGATCAGGCCGGCGCTCTCGGCGTGCCGGGACGGATTTCGGTGGTCGAGCCTACCGGTCCGGAGATCCATATCTACGCGGATGTCGAGGGCCAGGAGATCTGCACGGTCTCGCGCGACCGTCTGGGATGGGCGCCGGGTTCCGACATCCGGCTGACGCCGCTGCTCGACCGGGTGCATCTGTTCGATCGCGAGACTCGGAGCGCGATCCATGGCTGA
- a CDS encoding xylulokinase produces the protein MQDGVLRDLVVGIDSSTSATKAIAWDRDGRAIAEGRAAIPLSNPKVGHFEQDPADWWGSTVTALSQLIRQIDAARIAGISISNQRETFGLFTEAGEAVRPGLVWLDDRATPQQHSFGALFGAERIRSVSGKPLDVIPSLYRMIWLKEHEPEAFARADRYADVHAYLTFKLTGQWLTSAASADPSGMVDMREGIWSEAILTAAGLPMHLMPEIRRPGTQLGEIDEKAAAATGLLAGTPLIAGGGDGQCAGTGAGVLGAGRGYINLGTALVAGTYGRAYAHDLGFRTEIAIAEEGYIFETCQRSGTFLVDWLTQEMMGVPASDRSAFLASIEAEATASPLGAGGVMLLPFWQGSMTPHWDSAARGVIAGLSGSTRRGDLYRALLEGLSLDLALSLKKAMAVTGQPIDRLQAIGGGARSELFLQILADTLDRPISRSEAKEASSLGAAIAAAKGIGWFATIDDAAAAMVGRAAETFDPDPGRVAAYQALAAIYDELWPILRNWNQRRSDVVASLSGEPIG, from the coding sequence ATGCAGGACGGAGTGCTTCGCGATCTCGTGGTCGGCATCGATTCCTCGACCTCGGCCACCAAGGCGATCGCCTGGGATAGAGACGGTAGGGCGATCGCCGAGGGCCGCGCCGCCATCCCGCTCTCCAATCCGAAGGTAGGTCATTTCGAGCAGGATCCGGCGGACTGGTGGGGGTCGACCGTAACGGCCCTCAGCCAATTGATCCGCCAGATCGATGCAGCCCGGATCGCCGGGATATCGATCTCCAACCAGCGCGAGACATTCGGGCTCTTCACCGAAGCCGGCGAGGCGGTGCGGCCGGGCCTCGTCTGGCTCGACGACAGGGCAACGCCGCAGCAGCACAGCTTCGGCGCCCTTTTCGGCGCCGAGCGGATCCGCTCCGTCTCCGGCAAGCCTCTCGACGTGATCCCGTCGCTCTACCGGATGATCTGGCTCAAGGAGCATGAACCGGAGGCGTTCGCGCGGGCCGATCGCTATGCCGATGTCCATGCCTATCTGACCTTCAAGCTCACCGGCCAATGGCTGACCTCGGCCGCATCGGCGGATCCGAGCGGGATGGTCGATATGCGCGAAGGGATCTGGTCGGAAGCGATCCTGACCGCCGCGGGCCTGCCGATGCACCTGATGCCGGAAATCCGGCGGCCGGGGACGCAGCTCGGTGAGATCGACGAGAAAGCCGCGGCCGCGACGGGTCTACTGGCAGGAACGCCGCTCATTGCCGGCGGCGGCGACGGGCAATGCGCCGGCACGGGAGCCGGCGTCCTCGGTGCCGGGCGCGGCTATATCAATCTCGGCACGGCTTTGGTCGCCGGCACCTATGGCCGCGCTTACGCCCACGACCTCGGCTTCCGCACGGAGATCGCGATCGCCGAGGAAGGATACATCTTCGAGACCTGCCAGCGCTCTGGCACCTTCCTCGTCGACTGGCTGACGCAAGAGATGATGGGAGTACCGGCCTCCGACCGATCGGCCTTTCTTGCCAGCATCGAAGCGGAGGCAACCGCGAGCCCGCTGGGTGCCGGCGGAGTGATGCTGCTTCCCTTCTGGCAGGGCTCGATGACGCCGCATTGGGACAGCGCGGCCCGCGGTGTCATCGCCGGCCTCTCGGGCTCGACCCGCCGCGGCGATCTCTATCGCGCGCTCCTGGAAGGTCTCTCCCTCGACCTGGCACTGTCGCTGAAAAAGGCGATGGCGGTGACCGGACAGCCGATTGATCGGCTCCAGGCGATCGGCGGCGGCGCGCGGTCGGAGCTTTTCCTCCAGATCCTCGCCGACACGCTGGACCGCCCCATCAGCCGCTCGGAGGCGAAAGAAGCCTCGTCGCTGGGTGCGGCGATCGCCGCCGCGAAGGGCATCGGCTGGTTTGCCACGATCGACGACGCGGCGGCCGCCATGGTCGGACGGGCCGCCGAAACCTTCGATCCCGATCCGGGGCGCGTTGCCGCCTATCAGGCGCTGGCCGCCATCTACGACGAACTCTGGCCGATTCTGCGGAACTGGAACCAGCGCCGGAGCGACGTCGTCGCCTCCCTCAGCGGCGAGCCGATTGGCTGA